The sequence AGCTGGTTGGACTGGCGGAACTTCCTGCTGCACATAGGACACTCGTAGGGCTTCTCGCCGGTATGCACCAGCCGGTGCCGGTAGTAGTTCTGCGGCGTGCGGAACTGTTTCCCGCAGGTCGGACACTTGTGCGGCTTCTCGCCGGTGTGCAGCAGCGCGTGCTGCTTCAGCTGCGAGGCCTGCAGGAAGCCCTTGCTGCAGACGGTGCAGGCGTACGGCCGCTCGCCGCTGTGCGTGCGCAGGTGAAGCAGGAAGTGGTGGTGCAGGTGGAAGGTCTTCCCGCACTGCTCGCAGCTGAACTCCTGGTGGTCCGCGTGGATCTTCTGATGCGTCTGCAgcgtgctgctgctgctgaagctCTTCAGACACACGCCGCAGCTCAGAGGCTTCCCGCCGGACGCCCTCCGCCGCCGGACTGCTGCCGCCGGCCGGTCCGCGGCGCCGTGCACCAGCCGCTGGTGCTTCTGCAGCTGGCAGTTGTAGAAGAAGGTCTTCCCACACAGGTCGCACATGAAGGGCTTCTCCACACCGTGGACCAGCATGTGCTTCTTCAGAGCCCAGGTCCCCGAGAACCCCTCGCCACATTTAACACACCTGggacaggtaaacacacacaacttattATTACACAGTAACACACCTGggacaggtaaacacacacaacttattATTACACAGTAACACACCTGGGACAGGTAAACACAACTTATTATTACACAGTAACACACCTGGGACAggtaaacatacatacatacatacatacatacatacatacatacatatacatacacacacacacacacacacacgtatgtatatatacataggTGCAGGTGTCTATggaagtatatatatatatatatatatatatatatatatatatatatatatatatatatatatatagtatatatgtgtatatatgcgtACCTGTGGGGCTTCTCCCCGCTGTGCAGACGCACGTGTCTCTGGAAGTTGTAGTTGAggagtgtatatgtatatattctgCGTACTTGGGGGgtgtattatgtatatatatagaatatatgtgtatatatgtgtgtacctGTGGGGCTTCTCCCCGCTGTCCAGACGCAGGTGTCTCTGGAAGTTGTACTTGAGGGATGTATTATGTacgtatatatacatatatatgtgtatgtgtgtatattgtgtgtaccTGGGGGGTGTATTatgaacatatacagtatatgtgtgtttataaatatgtgtgtatatatacgtACCTGTGGGGCTTCTCCCCGCTGTGCAGACGCAGGTGTCTCTGGAAGTTGTACTTGAGGCCGAAGCTGAGTCCGCAGGTCTGGCACATGAAGGGCTTCTCCCCCGAGTGCACCACCCGGTGCTGCAGCAGCCCCATCCGGCACTTGAAGGCCTTGTCACACTCGCTGCAGGGGAACGGCCGCTCATCCGAGTGCGAGCGCTGGTGCACCCGCAGGTTGCTGGTGGTGGAGAAGCGCTTCCCGCAGGCGGTGCACGGGTAGGGCCGCGCGCCCGTGTGCACCCTGGTGTGTTCCCGGAGACTCTTCTTCC comes from Etheostoma cragini isolate CJK2018 unplaced genomic scaffold, CSU_Ecrag_1.0 ScbMSFa_2220, whole genome shotgun sequence and encodes:
- the LOC117940331 gene encoding zinc finger protein 239-like — translated: MCDFCGKGFTRKKSLREHTRVHTGARPYPCTACGKRFSTTSNLRVHQRSHSDERPFPCSECDKAFKCRMGLLQHRVVHSGEKPFMCQTCGLSFGLKYNFQRHLRLHSGEKPHRCVKCGEGFSGTWALKKHMLVHGVEKPFMCDLCGKTFFYNCQLQKHQRLVHGAADRPAAAVRRRRASGGKPLSCGVCLKSFSSSSTLQTHQKIHADHQEFSCEQCGKTFHLHHHFLLHLRTHSGERPYACTVCSKGFLQASQLKQHALLHTGEKPHKCPTCGKQFRTPQNYYRHRLVHTGEKPYECPMCSRKFRQSNQLKSHMQIHTGVKLYACTSCGGGFSDSRQLKKHRCGDESPRDAKPTNVFQWSDGFTQQ